A DNA window from Brassica napus cultivar Da-Ae chromosome C1, Da-Ae, whole genome shotgun sequence contains the following coding sequences:
- the LOC125579789 gene encoding proline-rich extensin-like protein EPR1, producing the protein MAQCGDDGGAMQRQPSSSSAKRKLRGRSPPRQPPAPRHPPTPRRPPPPRRPPPPPPFVCPPCVCPPPVFPPNIPPPVITPPEITPPTPEPEISPTKAPPPGTTPPEITPPEIQPPEITPPETEPISPIDINPKILPPGVTPPETEPITPLPEIPVPEISPPEIQPPEITPPETEPVTPPPENEPISPLPEIPLPEITPPEIPPPEISPIDINPKIPPPEISPIDINPKIPPPGVTPPETEPITPLPEIPVPEISPPEIQPPEITPPETEPVTPPPENEPISPLPEIPLPEITPPEIPPPEISPIDINPKIPPPEISPIDINPKIPPPGVTPPETEPITPLPEIPVPEISPPEIQPPEITPPETEPVTPPPENEPISPLPEIPLPEITPPEIPPPEISPIDIELKIPPPEISPPGNEPKTPPPEITPPEISPPEIEPKTPPPEITPSQVPPPEITPPEIQPPKIQPPEITPPESRPPKISPPQIEPPEITSPEITPPESTPRQIEPPEITPPEIPPPKISPPDTPPPSGTPPKQSPPLPPPNFQPPPPPLPTCPRNAAQQRACANVVRRYGNFLDFGRAQPCCSLIRHLSDREAAACLCGFVQPPGQRRSPPRNIFVLCRACGRREASCAHNLFHVPFELPPYTIIHTCHL; encoded by the exons ATGGCGCAATGCGGAGACGATGGTGGCGCGATGCAGAGACAAC CATCTTCTTCCTCAGCGAAACGGAAGCTCAGGGGTAGGTCTCCTCCCCGTCAGCCTCCGGCTCCACGCCATCCTCCAACTCCACGTCGTCCTCCACCTCCACGCCGTCCTCCACCCCCACCACCATTTGTTTGTCCACCATGTGTTTGTCCACCACCAGTATTTCCACCAAATATCCCACCACCCGTGATTACACCACCAGAGATTACACCACCCACACCAGAACCTGAGATTTCACCAACGAAAGCTCCACCACCCGGGACTACACCACCCGAGATTACGCCACCAGAAATTCAACCACCCGAGATTACGCCACCAGAAACTGAACCA ATTTCACCAATAGATATTAATCCCAAAATTCTACCACCCGGGGTTACACCACCAGAAACTGAACCAATAACTCCATTACCAGAGATTCCAGTACCCGAGATTTCACCACCAGAAATACAACCACCCGAGATTACACCACCAGAAACTGAACCAGTAACTCCACCACCCGAAAATGAACCAATAAGTCCACTACCAGAGATTCCACTACCCGAGATTACGCCACCAGAGATTCCACCACCCGAGATTTCACCAATAGATATTAATCCAAAAATTCCACCACCCGAGATTTCACCAATAGATATTAATCCCAAAATTCCACCACCCGGGGTTACACCACCAGAAACTGAACCAATAACTCCATTACCAGAGATTCCAGTACCCGAGATTTCACCACCAGAAATTCAACCACCCGAGATTACACCACCAGAAACTGAACCAGTAACTCCACCACCCGAAAATGAACCAATAAGTCCACTACCAGAGATTCCACTACCCGAGATTACGCCACCAGAGATTCCACCACCCGAGATTTCACCAATAGATATTAATCCAAAAATTCCACCACCCGAGATTTCACCAATAGATATTAATCCCAAAATTCCACCACCCGGGGTTACACCACCAGAAACTGAACCAATAACTCCATTACCAGAGATTCCAGTACCCGAGATTTCACCACCAGAAATTCAACCACCCGAGATTACACCACCCGAAACTGAACCAGTAACTCCACCACCCGAAAATGAACCAATAAGTCCACTACCAGAGATTCCACTACCCGAGATTACGCCACCAGAAATTCCACCACCCGAGATTTCACCAATAGATATTGAACTAAAAATTCCACCACCCGAGATTTCACCACCCGGAAATGAACCAAAGACTCCACCACCGGAGATTACACCACCCGAGATATCACCACCCGAAATTGAACCAAAGACTCCACCACCCGAGATTACACCATCACAAGTTCCACCACCTGAGATTACTCCTCCGGAGATCCAACCACCTAAAATTCAACCACCAGAAATTACACCACCAGAAAGTCGACCACCAAAGATTTCACCACCACAAATCGAACCACCCGAGATTACGTCACCAGAAATTACACCACCAGAAAGTACACCACGACAAATCGAACCACCCGAGATTACGCCACCTGAGATTCCGCCACCAAAAATTTCACCACCTGATACACCACCACCATCCGGGACTCCACCAAAACAAAGTCCACCACTTCCTCCTCCGAACTTCCAACCACCACCGCCCCCACTCCCTACATGTCCCAGGAATGCTGCTCAACAAAGGGCATGTGCCAATGTTGTAAGACGTTATGGGAATTTCCTAGACTTTGGAAGGGCACAACCATGTTGCTCTCTTATTCGCCATTTGTCTGATCGCGAAGCAGCAGCTTGCCTATGTGGTTTTGTGCAACCTCCAGGTCAACGACGTTCCCCTCCTCGCAATATTTTTGTTCTCTGTAGGGCTTGTGGTCGCAGGGAGGCTTCATGTGCCCATAACCTTTTCCACGTACCCTTCGAATTACCTCCATACACAATAATACACACTTGCCACCTTTAA